One window from the genome of Polynucleobacter sp. MWH-Svant-W18 encodes:
- a CDS encoding DegT/DnrJ/EryC1/StrS aminotransferase family protein, whose protein sequence is MSTSPAFIPFTRPSFNQETIDAVAEVLRSGWVTSGPKLAEFEATLSEYFGGRPVRCFANGTATMKIALQVAGIGVGDEVITTPISWVATSNVILSVGAKPVFIDIDPHTRNIDLNKVAAAITPKTRAIMPVYLAGLPVNMDQLYSIAKQHNLRVIEDAAQAFGSQWQGKKIGSFGDLVSFSFQANKNLTTVEGGCLVFNNDDEAKLAEKFRLQGLTRQGMDGMDVDVLGGKDNLTDVNAVIGLQQLKQLPAYQARRAALARQYFDAIRAELKSAGLETLKIELPVENFTESNWHMFQVVLPLDELNVDRAQVMTELKELGIGTGVHYPAITSFTLYKELGYKTSDTPNAQRIGRSILTLPLFPGMADADITRIASELVGILKKHRKN, encoded by the coding sequence ATGTCCACCAGTCCTGCATTCATCCCCTTTACGCGCCCAAGCTTCAATCAAGAAACGATTGATGCAGTTGCAGAAGTATTGCGTTCTGGCTGGGTAACTTCTGGACCAAAACTGGCCGAGTTTGAAGCAACACTGAGTGAATATTTTGGTGGTCGTCCAGTACGCTGCTTTGCGAATGGCACAGCGACTATGAAGATTGCATTACAAGTTGCTGGTATTGGTGTAGGTGATGAAGTGATTACCACCCCAATTTCTTGGGTAGCAACTTCCAATGTTATCTTGAGCGTTGGTGCAAAACCGGTCTTTATTGATATTGATCCACATACACGCAATATTGATCTCAATAAAGTAGCGGCAGCGATCACACCAAAAACACGAGCGATCATGCCAGTCTATCTTGCAGGTCTACCAGTCAATATGGATCAGCTCTATTCAATTGCTAAACAACATAATCTGCGCGTGATTGAAGATGCCGCTCAAGCCTTTGGTTCACAATGGCAAGGCAAGAAGATTGGCAGCTTCGGAGATCTCGTGAGCTTTAGCTTTCAAGCCAATAAGAACCTCACCACTGTCGAGGGCGGTTGCCTGGTTTTCAATAATGATGATGAAGCCAAGCTAGCTGAAAAATTCCGCCTCCAAGGCCTAACCCGTCAGGGTATGGATGGTATGGACGTTGATGTATTAGGTGGTAAAGATAATCTCACCGATGTGAATGCGGTGATTGGCTTGCAACAGCTGAAACAATTACCTGCGTATCAAGCACGTCGCGCTGCATTAGCGCGCCAATACTTCGATGCGATCCGTGCTGAACTGAAGTCTGCTGGATTAGAAACTCTCAAAATAGAACTCCCAGTGGAAAACTTTACTGAGAGCAATTGGCATATGTTTCAAGTGGTCCTGCCACTTGATGAGCTCAATGTTGATCGTGCTCAAGTCATGACTGAATTGAAAGAATTGGGCATTGGTACTGGGGTGCACTACCCAGCAATCACCAGCTTTACTTTATATAAAGAGTTGGGCTACAAGACAAGTGATACCCCTAATGCTCAGCGCATCGGGCGCTCTATTTTGACTCTCCCACTCTTCCCAGGCATGGCAGATGCAGACATCACTCGCATTGCCAGCGAACTAGTGGGAATCCTCAAGAAACACCGTAAAAACTAG
- a CDS encoding glycosyltransferase family 39 protein, which produces MQFGQIRQSSALHPGKILLLVIIYGLLWFGTLNYRHLIPSDEGRYAEIAREMLVTGDWITPRYNGYKYFEKPPLQMWATAAAFQVFGIGDWQARLWTGLTGFLTILLIGFTGARIYSARAGWLAAVVLASSPMWVISGHFNSLDMGLSSLLVAALCSVLLAQTSPNTLHRRNWMWVCWILMGLATLSKGLIGAAIPAMVFIAYSVSAWDWKIWTRIRLFSGIVLFLAVTAPWFILVAQRNPEFLEFFFIHEHLQRFTQDAHSRTGPIYYFVPLLIIGLLPWVLQIPGAIAQAWSERKHDITKFSSGRLLTCWFVVIFVFFSVSHSKLPGYIIPIFPALALLIGNRLDRLLGFTNSMGLPWKLQTLGFATLGCIGFLFLSDIGKQARPDEIEAYAQYTYWVIAALIALISFSLFAALQSKRNGLQSIVSFAGGFFLCAIIAGTGHESLGRAVSGIDLANRVKASIPEKVNFYSVRLLDHTVPFYLGRTMIMVESPDELEFGVNQEPELWMPSLDAFIIRWKEDPTAYALMVPEQYVALQELNLPMQEVDRDSRRVIVKHPDTSNLANGPQ; this is translated from the coding sequence ATGCAATTTGGGCAAATTCGACAATCATCCGCTTTGCACCCAGGCAAAATTTTATTGCTCGTCATTATTTATGGCTTGCTCTGGTTTGGCACACTGAACTACCGCCACCTCATTCCATCCGATGAGGGACGCTATGCTGAAATTGCGCGCGAGATGTTGGTTACGGGTGATTGGATTACACCCCGTTACAACGGCTATAAATATTTTGAGAAACCGCCCCTGCAAATGTGGGCGACCGCAGCAGCATTTCAAGTGTTTGGCATTGGTGATTGGCAAGCGCGCTTATGGACCGGACTCACCGGCTTCCTGACGATTTTGTTGATTGGCTTTACAGGCGCACGCATCTATAGTGCGAGAGCTGGATGGTTAGCAGCTGTAGTGCTTGCATCCAGCCCTATGTGGGTGATTAGCGGTCACTTCAATTCTTTGGACATGGGTCTATCGTCCCTTTTGGTCGCCGCACTGTGCAGCGTTCTATTGGCACAAACCTCGCCCAACACACTACATCGTCGCAATTGGATGTGGGTCTGTTGGATCCTGATGGGGCTTGCCACGCTTTCCAAGGGATTGATTGGTGCAGCCATTCCAGCAATGGTGTTTATTGCTTATTCTGTGAGCGCATGGGATTGGAAAATTTGGACGCGTATTCGTTTATTCAGTGGCATCGTTTTGTTTTTAGCGGTCACTGCGCCCTGGTTTATCTTGGTAGCACAGCGCAATCCTGAATTTTTAGAGTTCTTCTTCATCCATGAGCATTTACAACGCTTCACTCAGGATGCACACAGCAGAACAGGCCCAATTTATTATTTTGTCCCACTACTAATCATTGGTTTATTGCCTTGGGTATTGCAAATTCCTGGAGCAATTGCGCAAGCGTGGTCTGAGCGCAAACATGACATCACCAAATTCTCCAGCGGTCGACTCTTAACTTGTTGGTTTGTGGTGATTTTTGTTTTCTTTAGCGTCTCACACTCAAAGCTGCCGGGCTACATCATTCCTATTTTTCCTGCCCTTGCATTATTGATCGGCAATCGACTAGATCGTTTATTGGGCTTTACCAATTCCATGGGATTACCTTGGAAATTACAAACCCTGGGTTTTGCAACCCTCGGTTGCATTGGCTTTCTCTTTTTATCTGACATCGGCAAACAAGCAAGGCCTGATGAAATTGAAGCTTATGCGCAATATACCTATTGGGTCATTGCAGCACTCATTGCACTCATCAGTTTTAGTCTGTTTGCGGCACTTCAATCCAAGCGCAATGGTCTACAAAGTATTGTGAGCTTTGCTGGTGGATTCTTTCTCTGCGCCATCATTGCAGGAACTGGTCATGAAAGCTTAGGTCGTGCGGTTTCTGGTATTGATCTTGCTAACCGAGTAAAAGCATCCATTCCAGAAAAAGTGAACTTCTATTCTGTACGGCTGTTAGATCACACGGTGCCGTTTTATCTTGGTAGAACCATGATCATGGTTGAATCTCCAGATGAACTGGAGTTTGGCGTCAATCAAGAGCCAGAGCTCTGGATGCCAAGCCTAGATGCCTTCATCATTCGCTGGAAAGAAGACCCTACAGCGTATGCCTTAATGGTTCCTGAGCAGTATGTCGCACTTCAGGAGCTAAATCTGCCCATGCAAGAAGTAGATCGAGACTCTCGCAGGGTGATCGTGAAACACCCCGACACATCCAACCTGGCAAACGGTCCGCAGTAA
- a CDS encoding Mth938-like domain-containing protein, with protein MKLQSDPYSGANTITGYGDGYVEINRTPYAHAVLLSSDGAINEWPVQSFDTLEADHFAQMVVLKPELILIGTGRKQRFPKPELLKALISAKIGFEIMDSQAACRTYNILVGEGRQVLLALIVEPI; from the coding sequence TTGAAGCTTCAATCTGACCCCTATTCCGGAGCAAATACGATCACCGGCTACGGGGATGGTTACGTCGAAATCAACCGGACGCCCTATGCCCATGCTGTCTTATTGAGCTCTGACGGGGCAATCAATGAGTGGCCTGTGCAGTCATTTGACACTCTAGAAGCAGACCATTTTGCACAAATGGTTGTCCTCAAGCCCGAATTGATCCTGATTGGAACTGGGCGGAAACAGCGCTTTCCCAAACCAGAACTCTTAAAAGCCCTCATTTCAGCAAAAATTGGCTTTGAAATCATGGATTCTCAAGCCGCTTGCCGCACCTACAACATTTTGGTTGGCGAAGGACGCCAAGTACTGCTGGCTTTAATTGTGGAGCCCATTTAA
- a CDS encoding pyridoxal phosphate-dependent aminotransferase, producing the protein MKPILKSQKLNHVCYDIRGPVLEIAQRMEEEGHKLIKLNIGNVGVFGFDPPEEIQLDMIRNLSNASAYSDSKGIFAARKAIMQYCQEKGIQGVMLDDVYTGNGVSELIVLSMNALLNDGDEVLVPAPDYPLWTAAVSLSSGTPVHYLCDEANDWAPDLNDLRKKITPRTKAIVVINPNNPTGAIYSKEVLLEITKIAREHGLILFADEIYDKMLYDEEKHISLASLSTDVVVITFNGLSKNYRSCGYRAGWMVVSGDKEMVRDYIEGLNMLASMRLCANVPGQYAIQTALGGYQSINDLVAEGGRLARQRDLAWKLITEIPGVTCVKPKSALYLFPKLDPEMYPIEDDQQFVADLLKEEKVLLVQGSGFNWGKPDHFRVVFLPHEDVLKEAISRLARFLERYRNKHGRKASSTASKAS; encoded by the coding sequence GTGAAACCCATCCTAAAGTCCCAAAAACTCAATCACGTCTGTTATGACATTCGTGGGCCGGTGCTTGAGATCGCTCAGCGCATGGAAGAAGAGGGTCACAAACTCATCAAATTAAACATCGGAAACGTAGGGGTTTTTGGTTTTGATCCTCCCGAGGAGATTCAGTTGGACATGATTCGAAATTTGAGTAATGCCTCAGCATATTCTGACTCCAAAGGGATTTTTGCTGCTCGTAAAGCCATCATGCAGTATTGCCAAGAAAAAGGCATTCAAGGCGTAATGCTTGATGATGTCTATACCGGCAATGGCGTTTCTGAACTCATCGTTCTATCGATGAATGCATTGCTCAATGATGGCGATGAAGTCTTAGTGCCTGCGCCAGACTATCCACTGTGGACTGCTGCAGTGAGTTTATCTAGTGGCACACCAGTGCACTATCTTTGCGATGAAGCGAATGACTGGGCACCAGACTTAAATGATCTGCGTAAAAAAATTACACCACGTACCAAAGCGATTGTCGTGATTAATCCCAATAATCCAACAGGCGCAATTTATTCCAAAGAAGTATTGCTAGAGATTACAAAAATTGCTCGTGAGCACGGCTTAATTTTGTTTGCTGACGAAATTTACGACAAGATGTTGTATGACGAGGAGAAGCATATCTCCTTGGCTTCTTTGTCTACCGATGTGGTAGTAATAACTTTCAATGGCCTCTCTAAGAACTATCGCTCATGCGGCTACCGTGCAGGCTGGATGGTGGTTTCTGGGGATAAAGAGATGGTGCGCGACTATATTGAAGGCCTCAATATGTTGGCCTCGATGCGCTTATGTGCAAATGTGCCAGGTCAGTATGCAATCCAAACTGCCCTTGGTGGTTACCAAAGCATTAATGATTTGGTAGCTGAAGGCGGGCGCCTTGCAAGACAACGTGATCTTGCTTGGAAGTTGATTACAGAAATTCCCGGTGTGACTTGCGTTAAACCTAAATCTGCTTTGTATTTATTTCCAAAATTAGATCCCGAGATGTACCCGATTGAAGATGACCAACAATTTGTTGCGGATCTTCTGAAAGAGGAGAAAGTATTGTTAGTGCAGGGCTCTGGTTTTAATTGGGGCAAGCCTGATCATTTCAGGGTGGTGTTCTTACCGCATGAAGATGTGCTTAAAGAAGCGATCAGCCGTCTCGCGCGTTTTCTGGAGCGCTATCGTAATAAACATGGCCGCAAGGCTTCTTCAACCGCATCAAAGGCATCATGA
- a CDS encoding homoserine dehydrogenase — translation MKPIQVGLLGIGTVGGGVFTVLERNQDEITRRAGRGIRINTVADLNVERAKEIVKDRAQIVTDARAVINNPEIDIVVELIGGYGIAKDLVLEAIAAGKHVVTANKALIAVHGNEIFKAAHAKGVMVAFEAAVAGGIPIIKALREGLTANRIEWIAGIINGTTNFILSEMRDKGLDFETVLKEAQRLGYAEADPTFDIEGVDAAHKATIMSAIAFGIPMQFDKAHIEGITKLAASDICYAEQLGYRIKLLGIAKKSPTGVELRVHPTLIPAKRLIANVEGAMNAVQVFGDAVGTTLYYGKGAGAEPTASAVIADLVDITRLLSADPEHRVPYLAFQPDAVQDTPVLPIGEISTSYYLRMRVADQAGVLADITKILASHGVSIDALLQKEADEGESQTDLVALTHETKEKNMLAAIKEIQNLKTVAGEVVKIRLENLS, via the coding sequence ATGAAACCGATTCAAGTTGGTCTATTAGGTATTGGCACTGTTGGTGGTGGCGTATTCACCGTGCTCGAGCGCAACCAAGATGAGATAACCCGTCGTGCGGGCCGTGGCATTCGCATTAATACTGTAGCTGATCTTAATGTTGAGCGTGCCAAAGAGATCGTGAAAGATCGTGCACAAATCGTCACTGATGCGCGTGCCGTCATCAATAATCCTGAAATCGATATCGTTGTGGAGCTCATTGGGGGCTACGGTATTGCTAAAGATTTGGTTTTAGAGGCGATTGCTGCCGGTAAGCATGTTGTGACGGCAAATAAAGCCTTAATTGCTGTTCACGGTAATGAGATTTTCAAAGCTGCTCATGCCAAGGGTGTGATGGTTGCCTTTGAGGCAGCAGTTGCTGGAGGCATTCCGATTATTAAAGCCTTGCGTGAAGGCTTAACTGCTAATCGTATTGAATGGATTGCCGGCATTATCAATGGCACAACGAACTTCATTCTTTCTGAGATGCGCGATAAAGGTTTAGATTTTGAGACTGTGCTGAAAGAAGCGCAACGTCTTGGCTATGCCGAAGCAGATCCTACTTTTGATATTGAAGGTGTTGACGCTGCTCACAAAGCAACCATCATGAGCGCAATTGCATTTGGTATACCGATGCAATTTGATAAAGCCCATATTGAAGGTATTACTAAATTAGCCGCAAGTGATATTTGCTATGCAGAGCAGTTAGGTTATCGCATTAAGTTACTTGGTATTGCTAAGAAATCACCAACCGGTGTTGAGTTGCGTGTGCACCCGACCTTAATTCCCGCAAAGCGCTTGATTGCAAACGTTGAGGGTGCTATGAACGCGGTTCAAGTGTTTGGCGACGCCGTCGGCACTACTTTGTATTACGGCAAAGGCGCTGGTGCTGAGCCTACTGCTTCTGCAGTGATCGCTGATTTAGTAGACATTACTCGCTTGCTGAGTGCGGACCCTGAGCATCGTGTTCCATACTTGGCATTCCAGCCAGATGCAGTGCAGGACACCCCCGTATTGCCGATTGGTGAGATCTCTACAAGCTATTACTTGCGTATGCGGGTAGCGGATCAGGCTGGCGTGTTGGCTGATATCACCAAGATCTTAGCTTCACATGGTGTATCAATTGATGCGCTCTTGCAAAAAGAAGCCGACGAAGGTGAAAGTCAAACAGATTTAGTTGCGTTGACACATGAGACCAAAGAGAAGAACATGCTTGCCGCAATTAAAGAGATCCAGAATCTCAAAACGGTTGCAGGCGAAGTTGTGAAGATTCGTTTAGAAAATCTGTCTTAA
- the thrC gene encoding threonine synthase, whose translation MRYQSTRGNSPQQSFLEILLGGLAPDGGLYLPTQYPQVTPAQLDSWRSLSYADLAYEVLSLYCDDIPEVDLRTLLRKTYTEQVYCNGRPQDNAKDITPLHWLGEEHGTRIGLLSLSNGPTLAFKDMAMQLLGNLFEYALKKKGQQLNILGATSGDTGSAAEYAMRGKEGVKVFMLSPRGKMSSFQSAQMYSLQDPNIFNLAVEGVFDDCQDILKAVSNDHAFKANNQIGTVNSINWGRVVAQVVYYFQGYLLATASSSEKVSFTVPSGNFGNVCAGHIARMMGLPIAHLVVATNENDVLDEFFRSGVYRARKSAETLHTSSPSMDISKASNFERFVFDFMGQDGKATAAMFKQVDTSGGFDISQDAVFKELGKYGFQSGRSTHANRLETIRDIDSRYGVMIDTHTADGVKVAREHLQAGVPMLVLETALPIKFEETIQEALGRPAECPPAFKDIKSKPQRVENMDADVNQVKAFITTHLS comes from the coding sequence ATGCGTTATCAATCTACTCGTGGCAACAGTCCACAACAATCTTTTCTAGAAATTCTCTTGGGAGGATTGGCGCCGGATGGCGGATTGTATTTACCAACCCAATATCCACAAGTCACTCCAGCGCAATTAGATTCATGGCGTAGTTTGTCCTACGCTGATCTGGCTTATGAAGTATTAAGTCTGTATTGCGACGATATTCCTGAGGTAGATTTGCGTACACTTTTGCGTAAAACATATACAGAGCAGGTGTACTGCAATGGGCGTCCTCAAGATAACGCTAAAGACATCACACCTTTGCATTGGTTGGGTGAAGAACATGGCACACGCATTGGTTTGCTCAGCCTTTCAAATGGCCCAACACTAGCCTTTAAAGATATGGCCATGCAATTGCTCGGCAATCTGTTTGAATATGCCCTAAAGAAAAAAGGGCAACAACTCAATATCTTAGGCGCAACCTCTGGTGATACTGGTAGTGCTGCTGAATACGCGATGCGTGGCAAAGAGGGTGTGAAAGTATTTATGCTCTCACCCCGCGGGAAGATGAGTTCATTTCAGTCTGCGCAGATGTATTCCTTGCAAGATCCCAATATTTTCAATTTAGCGGTAGAAGGGGTCTTTGACGACTGCCAAGATATTCTTAAAGCGGTAAGTAATGATCACGCCTTTAAAGCCAATAATCAGATTGGTACTGTGAACTCCATTAACTGGGGTCGTGTAGTGGCTCAAGTGGTTTACTACTTCCAGGGTTATTTACTGGCAACTGCATCCAGCTCTGAGAAAGTATCTTTCACTGTACCGTCTGGTAACTTCGGTAACGTATGTGCTGGCCATATTGCTCGCATGATGGGTTTACCAATTGCGCACTTGGTTGTAGCAACCAATGAGAATGATGTTTTGGATGAGTTTTTCCGGAGTGGCGTGTATCGTGCACGCAAGTCCGCCGAGACTTTACATACATCTAGTCCATCGATGGATATTTCTAAAGCGAGTAACTTTGAGCGCTTTGTCTTTGACTTCATGGGTCAAGACGGCAAGGCTACTGCGGCGATGTTCAAGCAAGTCGATACAAGCGGTGGCTTTGATATCTCTCAAGATGCAGTCTTTAAAGAGTTGGGTAAGTATGGCTTTCAATCGGGTCGCAGTACTCATGCCAATCGCCTAGAAACAATCCGTGATATCGATAGCCGTTATGGCGTCATGATTGACACCCATACTGCTGATGGCGTGAAGGTAGCTCGTGAGCATCTACAAGCAGGTGTTCCTATGCTCGTGCTAGAGACTGCCTTGCCTATTAAGTTTGAAGAAACGATTCAAGAAGCTTTGGGGCGTCCTGCCGAATGCCCGCCTGCATTTAAAGATATTAAATCGAAGCCGCAGCGCGTAGAAAATATGGATGCTGATGTGAATCAGGTCAAAGCATTTATTACGACCCATCTCAGTTAA
- the glp gene encoding gephyrin-like molybdotransferase Glp: MLTAQQALDHLLSHAKPVGETEQVAMQASLGRVLAENVSSLVDVPPLDNTSMDGYAVRTADTQNPGSVLKIAQRIPAGSMGTTLEPGTAARIFTGAPVPPGADAVVMQEDCSIPEGLTDQVQVNITPSSGQWIRRKGEDLTAGKTALTAGTFLRPQELGVAASAGLTHLNVKRRVRVAAFFTGDELALPGEPLKPGGIYNSNRDTLLACLKALGCDATDLGIVPDRLDATRAALRKASKDHDLIITSGGVSVGEEDHIKPAVTAEGRLDLWQIAIKPGKPLAFGAVRKSDEVKDGEAWFIGLPGNPVSSFVTFLLFVRPFILKLQGREVKQPQSYLMRADFDWLKADRRNEFLRVKLNGNGGLDIFPNQSSGVLTSASWGDGLVDCPPNQPIKAGDLVKYIPFDALLK, encoded by the coding sequence ATGTTGACTGCACAACAGGCCTTGGATCATTTGCTGTCGCATGCTAAGCCAGTCGGCGAGACTGAACAAGTTGCAATGCAAGCTTCCTTAGGTCGTGTTCTTGCTGAAAACGTCAGCAGCTTAGTCGATGTGCCTCCACTGGATAACACCTCGATGGATGGCTACGCTGTTCGTACTGCAGATACTCAAAATCCCGGTAGTGTTCTCAAAATTGCACAACGGATTCCGGCTGGATCGATGGGTACTACTTTAGAACCAGGCACTGCTGCCAGAATTTTTACTGGCGCGCCAGTTCCGCCTGGTGCGGATGCTGTAGTCATGCAAGAGGATTGCAGTATTCCTGAAGGTTTAACTGATCAAGTACAGGTCAATATCACTCCATCATCGGGTCAGTGGATTCGTCGAAAGGGCGAAGATCTCACTGCAGGTAAAACAGCCTTAACTGCAGGCACTTTTTTGCGCCCACAAGAGCTTGGCGTTGCTGCCTCTGCTGGTCTGACGCATTTAAATGTAAAGCGTCGTGTCAGAGTGGCCGCTTTCTTTACTGGTGATGAGTTAGCTCTCCCTGGTGAACCACTGAAGCCAGGTGGCATCTATAACTCCAATCGCGATACTTTATTGGCATGTCTAAAGGCTTTGGGGTGTGATGCCACAGATTTGGGAATTGTTCCGGATCGGCTAGATGCAACTAGGGCAGCATTACGTAAAGCAAGTAAAGATCATGATTTGATTATTACGTCTGGTGGTGTATCGGTTGGAGAAGAAGATCACATTAAGCCTGCAGTGACGGCCGAAGGGAGATTGGACTTATGGCAGATTGCAATCAAGCCTGGCAAGCCATTAGCATTTGGTGCAGTTCGTAAATCCGATGAGGTAAAAGATGGCGAAGCGTGGTTTATAGGGCTGCCTGGTAACCCAGTCTCAAGCTTTGTCACTTTCTTACTATTTGTGCGACCCTTTATTTTGAAACTACAAGGTCGTGAAGTAAAACAGCCGCAGTCTTATTTGATGCGGGCAGATTTTGATTGGTTAAAAGCAGATCGTCGTAACGAATTCCTGCGCGTGAAGCTTAATGGCAATGGTGGCTTGGATATATTTCCGAATCAAAGCTCTGGCGTCCTTACCAGCGCATCTTGGGGTGATGGCTTGGTTGATTGCCCTCCCAACCAGCCAATCAAGGCCGGTGACCTAGTGAAATACATCCCCTTTGATGCACTCCTCAAATAA
- the moaD gene encoding molybdopterin converting factor subunit 1 — MKIELRFFASLRETLGVSQENIALPTAVKTIADLRMHLIDRGNPWSEVLAEGKVLRCALNQHMVDESTALIEGAEVAFFPPVTGG, encoded by the coding sequence ATGAAAATCGAATTACGCTTCTTCGCATCACTGCGTGAAACGCTTGGCGTCTCGCAAGAGAACATCGCTTTACCGACTGCAGTAAAAACGATTGCTGACCTCAGAATGCACCTCATTGATCGTGGTAATCCATGGTCTGAAGTCTTGGCTGAAGGTAAGGTGTTGCGCTGTGCACTCAATCAACATATGGTTGATGAAAGTACGGCATTGATTGAGGGCGCGGAAGTGGCATTCTTTCCGCCGGTTACGGGGGGCTGA
- the moaE gene encoding molybdopterin synthase catalytic subunit MoaE — MSSSIRIQENDFDISAEIAALRKGDPRVGAVVSFLGTVRDMNDGSQVKGMTLEHYPGMTEKALQEILDQAKSRWDTYQTLVIHRVGPLLPEDQIVLVIVTSAHRGEAFAACEFIMDYLKTAAPFWKKEDTPQGSRWVDARITDEAAMARWKKN, encoded by the coding sequence ATGTCAAGCTCAATCCGCATCCAAGAAAATGATTTTGATATTAGCGCTGAAATAGCGGCGCTGCGCAAAGGCGACCCAAGGGTGGGTGCTGTAGTGAGTTTCTTGGGCACAGTGCGTGATATGAATGACGGCAGCCAAGTAAAGGGGATGACCTTAGAGCACTACCCTGGGATGACTGAAAAAGCCCTCCAAGAAATTCTGGACCAAGCAAAGTCCCGTTGGGATACTTACCAGACTCTAGTGATTCATAGAGTTGGACCATTACTGCCTGAAGATCAAATTGTTTTAGTGATAGTGACCAGCGCTCACAGAGGCGAAGCATTTGCTGCCTGTGAGTTCATCATGGACTACTTAAAAACCGCAGCCCCCTTTTGGAAAAAAGAAGATACCCCGCAAGGTTCACGTTGGGTCGATGCCCGGATTACCGATGAAGCTGCAATGGCTCGTTGGAAGAAGAACTAA